The proteins below come from a single Benincasa hispida cultivar B227 chromosome 4, ASM972705v1, whole genome shotgun sequence genomic window:
- the LOC120074995 gene encoding MORN repeat-containing protein 1-like: protein MDGQKNQAKLTRTQSSLLRSSPTVRSIQSLSSVTEEDVIEHENEDRNRKNKKLRRSRSSARNWSMCFTNPVMGLALLACFTLSSISCFCFFFYTRKEEIATSENLLLALVFVAIALFFANKNKGLIQQTVSILKQSWDENARRFGFSSSNAKPVKWFIGSPNPNLETKKKRQIIREGVEFYSNGDFYEGEFHKGKSNGSGVYNYFANGRYEGDWIDGRYDGYGIESWARGSRYRGQYRQGLRHGFGVYRFYTGDSYAGEWYNGQSHGIGIQTCSDGSCYVGEFKHGAKHGLGCYHFRNGDRYAGEYFGDKIHGFGVYHFANGHCYEGSWHEGQKQGFGMYTFRNIESRCGEWDAGHLKNPLPPLTDLVLGAVQAARKTAENAIKIEPVDDEVNKAVVAANRAANAARVAAVKAVQNRMKGEFCDIGV, encoded by the exons ATGGACGGCCAAAAGAATCAGGCGAAACTTACAAGAACTCAATCTTCGCTTCTTCGTTCATCCCCCACTGTACGTTCGATTCAGAGTCTGTCTTCGGTTACGGAAGAGGATGTAATCGAACACGAAAATGAAGACCGGAATCGGAAGAACAAGAAGCTTCGTCGGAGCCGGTCATCGGCGAGGAATTGGTCGATGTGTTTTACTAACCCTGTTATGGGTTTGGCTTTGCTTGCTTGTTTCACTCTCTCCTCCATTTCTTgcttctgtttcttcttttataCACGGAAGGAAGAGATTGCGACTTCGGAGAATCTTCTACTGGCGTTGGTTTTCGTCGCGATTGCGCTCTTCTTCGCCAACAAAAACAAGGGTTTAATCCAGCAGACGGTTTCGATTTTGAAACAATCATGGGATGAAAATGCGCGACGGTTTGGGTTTTCGAGTAGCAATGCGAAGCCGGTGAAATGGTTTATTGGTAGTCCGAACCCCAATTTGGAAACCAAGAAGAAGAGGCAAATTATCAGAGAAGGGGTCGAGTTCTACAGTAATGGGGATTTCTACGAAGGTGAGTTTCATAAAGGGAAGAGCAATGGAAGTGGGGTTTACAATTACTTCGCGAATGGAAGGTATGAAGGGGATTGGATCGACGGCCGATACGATGGGTATGGAATTGAGAGCTGGGCAAGAGGAAGCCGGTACAGAGGCCAATACAGGCAGGGTTTGAGGCATGGATTTGGGGTTTATAGGTTCTACACAGGGGATTCTTATGCAGGGGAATGGTATAATGGACAGAGCCATGGGATTGGTATACAAACTTGCTCTGATGGCAGCTGTTATGTGGGCGAGTTCAAGCATGGCGCTAAGCACGGCCTTGGCTGTTACCATTTTAG GAATGGAGATAGATATGCAGGGGAGTATTTTGGGGACAAAATACATGGATTTGGTGTGTATCACTTTGCCAATGGGCATTGTTATGAAGGATCATGGCATGAAGGGCAGAAGCAAGGTTTCGGCATGTACACATTCCGAAACATCGAGAGTCGATGTGGCGAATGGGATGCCGGTCATCTCAAGAACCCTCTTCCCCCCCTTACTGATTTAGTCCTTGGAGCAGTACAG GCTGCTCGGAAGACGGCAGAGAATGCGATTAAGATCGAGCCGGTGGACGACGAGGTGAACAAGGCAGTAGTAGCTGCAAATAGAGCGGCTAATGCTGCTAGAGTTGCTGCAGTGAAAGCTGTTCAAAACAGAATGAAAGGGGAGTTTTGTGATATAGGGgtttaa